From the Micromonospora echinofusca genome, the window CCGGGCGACCTGCCGAGGGTCGACCCGAACTGCACGTGGGAGGGCCACGACGACGCGGTGCAGGAGCAGGGCTGGTGCTCGGTGTGCCAGCACTGACGTAGGCAGAGCGGCGAGCGCCCCGCGCGATCAGCGCGGGGCGCTCCTGCGCGTCCGGGCCGGCGTGCTGAACCCTTGATCGGGGCCGTGACCTGTACGGTCACAATTTGACCGAGGTGGTGTACTGATATACAATGTTTATGTATAACCCCCGTCTGTTGGAGGTCATCGGTGCGTGCGGAGTGGTCACGGTCCTGTGGGCCTGGCCGCTGCCGGACTCGCCGGCCGAACTCCAGCAGGCGATGCGAGGAGCGCAGGCCGAGCTTTACAGGCAGGCGCGGATGCTGAACGTGGTCCCGCTCGGGCCGGCGGCCTTCCGGGTCGCCCTCCACGCGGTGTTTGACACTCACGCCGGTCCGGCGCTCGTCGCGGAAGTCAGGGCAGCCCAGCTGCCGGAGCAACCCAGCGGAGAGGGGGCCATTGTGCCCGCAAGCTGTACGGCCGCAATGCACGACTGCGGCCACCGAGCAGCGCGAGGTGAGGTCGCGTGAGTCGGAACGCAAAGACCGAAGAGGAGGCCCGCCAGGTCAAGGCGGCCCTGCCCGGCTACATCGCGGTTCGCGAGCTGGCCACCACGGCGCTGACCACGATGGCGGAAGACCTCGCCCTGGACCTGCGCGAGCGGGACGCCCGCGACCTGGCCACCGCCGTGGTCGACGCGATCCACAAGGCAGCCGAGCTGCGCGGCATCGCGTTCGCGTGCGACGTCGCCGACATGGAGGTGGCCGCCAACGAGCGGTGGCTGCTCCCGTCGGCGAGGAAGAAGGCCGAGACCGACCCCGACTACCGGGGGGTGGTCGCCCACCTGGAGCAGTTCGCCGAGGGCGCCGAGAAGGTGCGCAACGAGCTGGTCGAACGGCTGGCGCGCGTCGGCCGTGAGTGGCTGGCGGAACGGTCGGTCGCGGTCGTCGCGCTGCCCGCGCCGGCCGAAGCCAGCGCCGAGGCGAGGGTGGCGGCGTGACCGCGCCCGCCGTCGTCCGCGCGCCGCAGCTCGACCCGGAGCAGGTCGCCCGCATCCGGGCAGCCCTGGAGCGGCTGGCCGGCAGGTCGCCGAGGTGTGGCGGCAGTTCGCCGAAGTCCTCGCCCGGCGAGTCGAGGCGGCCCGGGTCGCGTACCGCGGGCTGGTGGCCGTGCTCCGCCGGATCGTTGCCGCCGTGCGCCGGCTCGCCGCCCCGCTAGTCCGCCTGGCGGACCAGCGCCGGGTTCGGCTGCGGGTGATGCACGTCGAGTACCGGCGGCGGCTGCGGCACCGACGGCGGCGGGCCCGGTAGTGGCCGGCACGCAACCGGAGACGGCGCGGGACCGGGCACTGGCCCGGGCCCGCGCCACCCGGCGCGAGACGGGAGCCGAGCTGCCGCCGCGCCGGAGCCGGCCGGCGGCCACCCGGCCGCCGGCCGAAGCCGCTCCGGTCGACGACGCCGTGGCGAAGCTGGCCACCCGCTACCTGGTCGACGGCTACCAGCCCGACGAGGTGGCGGACCGGCTCGGCGTCGACCGCGGATGGTGCCGGGCGATCGCCGCCCGGCTGCAAGGGAGGAGGTAGCCGATGCCTGACCAGGTGGCGGCCAGCCCGGACGAAGAGCCGGTGGAGTGCGAGGACTGCGGGCGACTGCTGCGCACGAAGCGGGCCCGCGCCGAGCGGGTCGGACCGAAGTGCCGGCGGCGGCGACTGGTGATGGGAGCAGGGGCATGAGCATCGTGTTCAGGATCAACGACGGGCTCTACATCCCGCAGGTGACGGCGAAGGCGGTCATGCCGCTGCCGCCGCTGCCCGGAGACGGGGGAGCGGTCGACGTCGCCGAGGGCGACGAGATCACCGAGCTGGAGCTGCTGACCATCACCGGCCCGCCGACGGTCGTCGCGTCCGCCGTGGACGCGCTCGCCGCGCACCTGGAGGAGCTGGTCCCGAAGATCGCGCATCTCTACAACGACCACGAGTCACCTCAACATGGAGGATGAGTTGAAGCTGTTCACGAGCCGCTACCAGCGGTTCAGGCCGGATCAGGGCGCCCCGGTCCGCACGACCGTCGGCGCTCCGCGCTTCCCGCTGCCGTACGACCTGGCCGGGTTCGCGCGGGTCCTCGCTCCGAGCTACGCGATGTTGAAGCTCGACGAGGCGCCGTACCGGTACATCTACGTCGAGCGGCTGGAAGCGGCCGGCGTTGACGTCATCGCCGACGACCTAGCGGCCATCGCCGACGTCGCCGGCGATGAGCGCCTGGTCCTGCTCTGCTTCTGCGACCTGTCGGTGTCGCCGCCGAACGCGTGGTGCCACCGGCGCATGTTCGCGGCCTGGTGGCAGGAACAGACCGGCCAGGAAGTCCCCGAACTGGCGGAGCTGCCCGAGCCGCCCGCCCCGACCCTGTTCGACTGACCGAAGGAGTTCACGTGGAACTGACTCTTGAGGCCCCTCGCTTGACCGAGGCGGCCCCGCCGCTCGACCTCGACCGCGCCTTGCAACCCGGCGAGTCCGGGTACTTCGCGGGGGAGTGGCTGGAGTACCCGTACGACGGCGGCCGCCGCTTCGAGTCGGCGTACGCCGGCACGCTGATCGGCCGCTGGAGCGGCTGGGCGGTGTGGGGATGCACCCGCGACGTCGCCGCCGCGGTGGTGACCGACCAGGAGCACGCCCGCCGGCACTGGCGGGCCGTCTACGCGACGTCCGGCCTGACGGAGCCGAGGCTGAGCCGGGCGCTCGACGCCGACGTCTGCCCGATGTGGTGGGACGGTGACGTGATCGTCGTCGACCGGCGCGCCCTCGGCGAGGACGAGCCGTACCTGCGGATCGCGCCCAACGAGCGCGGCCGGTACGTGGTGATGGGCAGCATCTGGTGCTGGGAGGAAGTCCCGGTCGACGCGGCCGACACGGTTCACGGAGCCGTGGAACTGTAGCCGTACAGCAGCGGGGCCGGCGCGGTGCGCCGGCCCCGTTCGCATGGGCAAGATCAACGGTGATCCCGGCGGGATCACGGGCGGGAACAGAGGGCTACAAGCGGCTACAAGCGGCCACGAGTAGACACATGCTGAGCAGGGTCGATAGGATCGCCGCAGGTCAGAACGCTGTCTACGCGGGGTTCAAGTCCCCCCTCGGACACCAAATTGCAGCATCCATGCTGTGTTTCGCGTACTGGTGGTCAAGCACGCTTGATCACGCAAATCTGATCTCAGCGACACCCTCGATCGAGCCTGTCTCGAGCGGGGGCGGTTGTCGTGGCTGAGCGTTCTGTGGCTCCGGTCATTCCGCCCGTGTTGCTGCCTGATCGACAGCCGGGGCGGAGCGAGCCGCGTGGGGGAGCTTCTCGTCGCCCGCCGTTGCCGCTGCCGGTTCTGCCGTCGCCACGTGCCGGCACGATGGTGTACGGCCTGGCTGCCATCGACCCCAGTGGCCGAATCGCCGACCGTGCGATCACCCGTGCCCTCGGATGGGGGCCGGGCACGCGGCTGCACATCCGCGAGGGCTCGGGAGTCATCGTCGTCCGGTTGGACCGGCAGGGCGTCTTCACCGTCACCGGCCAGGGCCACCTGCATCTGCCGGCGGCTGTCCGGCACTGGTGTGGGCTGACCGCCGGCGACCGGGTGCTGCTGGCCGCGAACCCTGCCGACGGCCTGCTTGTGGTGCACCCGCCCGCCGCCCTCGACGCGATGGTGGTGGCGGCTCACGCCGATTTGCTGGGCGGTGGTCAGGCATGAGCGACACCACCGTGGGCCGGGCGGAGCTGGATGCCGCGCGGTTGCTGCTGGCGCGGATGGGGATCTCGCCGGCTGACCTCGTCGACGCGGCGTCGGACCGTCCACCCGCGCCAACGTTCGCCGAGTACGTACCGGTGGTAGCGGCGGCGGTCAGCGATGGTACGCGGAGGGCGTACGGCTCGTACTGGAAGCGGGTCTTGGAGCACTGGGGACAGCGACGGCTCGACGAGCCGACTCCGTCGGAGATCGAGCAGCTCGCCGAGTACGCCAAGACGCATGTGGTGGCCC encodes:
- a CDS encoding DUF6011 domain-containing protein, which translates into the protein MPDQVAASPDEEPVECEDCGRLLRTKRARAERVGPKCRRRRLVMGAGA